The Archocentrus centrarchus isolate MPI-CPG fArcCen1 chromosome 7, fArcCen1, whole genome shotgun sequence genome window below encodes:
- the LOC115783194 gene encoding uncharacterized protein LOC115783194 — protein MMICCVFACKNRYAPNKKLKFYRIPSGNRPLKAKRRRLWLQAIQKANGSRAGLTGNARVCGAHFISGEASTELDSPDFVPSVFTFTKQNQNPKKKVKWYYGRRKKYRRKARVGTEEKAALLRGDSSVDLEPSVMTQSENEFSEEPQSPATPSVPKEGQILAKASETETETKIIQSQTTPILNKTSPPLKGLPDILKLEKKRPIVLLKPIVARAGGYQCELCSQTFTDIPQLVKHKQLHEEQRSIVSKISQADFTEHHVVHRDEPSFPCNMCDRSFTTSHHLKRHKLLHVKDGRKCLRCGALFCHRHNHMLFLPQTESKTESEPEDDSSVGGTENDLSNELEPGQMTEITGKTQSSQTITPLLSSAPSAAPTSPSSGFLSKSSPFSSLVLPEIAPPVFLKPCPVPRPFAPNVRHSRNPGTSFHHDYLARHAELPSSLKIFSPRYLTSALLEVKRNYEYILSKPKKGKAKNMVKKEQGEPEMTASEGQRTKPEKKERIAYDLELVV, from the exons atgatgatttgttgtgtgtttgcttgtaaAAATCGATATGCCCCCAACAAAAAACTCAAATTTTACAGAATACCGTCGGGGAATCGGCCGTTAAAAGCCAAGCGGAGGCGCTTGTGGCTGCAAGCAATACAAAAAGCGAACGGCAGCAGGGCCGGACTCACGGGAAATGCACGCGTTTGTGGCGCTCACTTCATATCAG GAGAAGCATCTACGGAGCTCGACAGTCCGGACTTTGTGCCTTCTGTGTTTACCTTCACCAAACAAAACCAGAATCCcaagaaaaaagtgaaatg gtaCTATGGTCGTAGAAAAAAGTATCGCCGTAAAGCCAGAGTTGGAACAGAGGAAAAAGCAGCTTTACTTCGGGGGGATTCTTCTGTTGACCTCGAGCCGTCTGTTATGACgcaaagtgaaaatgaattttCAGAAGAACCGCAGTCACCAGCAACCCCATCAGTGCCAAAG GAAGGACAAATATTGGCAAAAGCATCtgagactgaaacagaaaccaaaataatCCAATCGCAAACAACCCCCATATTAAACAAGACATCACCACCACTCAAAGGACTACCAGACATcctaaaactagaaaaaaagagGCCCATTGTGCTCCTGAAACCTATAGTTGCTCGAGCAGGTGGCTATCAGTGTGAACTGTGCAGTCAGACCTTCACTGATATACCACAGCTggtaaaacacaaacagctgcatgAAGAACAAAGGTCCATTGTCAGTAAAATTTCTCAGGCAGATTTCACCGAGCACCATGTTGTGCACAGGGATGAACCTTCGTTTCCGTGCAACATGTGCGATCGGTCTTTCACCACAAGTCACCACCTGAAACGTCATAAACTGCTCCATGTTAAAGATGGCAGGAAGTGCCTCAGGTGTGGCGCGCTGTTCTGTCACCGTCACAACCACATGTTATTCCTTCCACAGACTGAGTCTAAAACAGAGTCTGAGCCTGAGGACGATTCCTCCGTGGGTGGGACAGAAAATGACTTGTCAAATGAGCTGGAGCCTGGCCAGATGACTGAAATAACTGGCAAGACTCAGAGCTCACAGACCATTACACCTCTACTGTCTTCTGCTCCGTCTGCTGCGCCTACATCCCCAAGTTCTGGATTTTTATCCAAGTCCTCACCTTTTTCTTCACTTGTACTGCCAGAAATTGCCCCACCGGTGTTTCTGAAGCCGTGTCCTGTTCCTCGTCCTTTCGCTCCAAACGTCAGGCATTCAAGAAACCCGGGGACCTCGTTTCACCATGACTATCTCGCCCGACATGCAGAACTCCCATCTTCACTGAAGATCTTCTCACCTCGGTACCTCACCTCAGCCTTACTAGAGGTTAAAAGAAATTATGAATATATTTTAAGCAAGCCAAAGAAAGGCAAGGCTAAGAATATGGTGAAGAAGGAACAAGGTGAGCCAGAGATGACGGCATCAGAAGGGCAACGCACTAAAccggaaaaaaaggagagaatagCTTATGACCTTGAGCTTGTGGTCTGA